A portion of the Microbulbifer agarilyticus genome contains these proteins:
- a CDS encoding cation:proton antiporter encodes MEGVVTLVGQGLYMAFAAVAGLGIARVLKRDSTLGCLIAGVVAGMLLPIFNYDTGLRAENLHQLVFFVILPVLIFESAWKIDPIILIRWLGPILLLATVGVLICCLITAVLVYYGIHHPTGFPWIAAFLTGAILAATDPVCVVARLRDSGADDQLLTLVEGESLFNDAAAIVLFSFALGVASHSVMEGTVATGEPLSGFASFSLYFLTVFIGGLAVGTICGLLTAIVILFLKSAGAALMVLVLAAFGSFYLAEHVVGVSGILSVMVCAIIARSCLREQQDTYLSHAEPTWEWLGLFFNALIFVIMGLVITFEMFTHQWLAIIIAIAAALVARTVSVFLVSPFARFVGPPIPNSWRMILSWGGLRGVIAVALVLSLPTELPYWWTVQSMVFGVVLFSLLVQGTTSSRLIKKLGV; translated from the coding sequence ATGGAAGGCGTTGTTACTCTGGTTGGCCAGGGCCTGTATATGGCGTTTGCCGCCGTCGCGGGTTTGGGTATCGCCCGTGTCTTAAAGCGCGACAGCACACTCGGTTGCCTGATTGCCGGCGTGGTCGCCGGTATGCTCCTGCCCATTTTCAATTACGACACCGGCCTGCGTGCGGAGAATCTGCATCAGCTGGTGTTTTTCGTCATTTTGCCGGTGTTGATCTTTGAGTCTGCATGGAAGATCGACCCGATTATCCTGATTCGATGGCTGGGGCCGATCCTGTTGTTGGCAACCGTCGGTGTGCTGATTTGCTGTTTGATTACCGCGGTGCTGGTTTACTACGGCATTCATCATCCCACGGGTTTCCCCTGGATTGCGGCCTTCCTCACAGGCGCCATTCTTGCGGCCACAGATCCTGTCTGCGTGGTGGCGCGTTTGCGCGATAGTGGTGCCGATGACCAGTTGCTGACGCTGGTAGAAGGGGAGAGCCTGTTTAACGATGCTGCGGCCATTGTGTTGTTCTCATTCGCGCTGGGTGTTGCTAGCCACAGTGTGATGGAAGGGACCGTGGCCACCGGCGAGCCGCTGTCCGGATTTGCGAGTTTTTCCCTGTATTTCCTTACCGTGTTTATCGGTGGTTTGGCGGTGGGCACCATCTGCGGCTTGCTGACCGCCATTGTGATTCTGTTTTTGAAGTCCGCCGGTGCTGCGCTGATGGTGCTGGTGTTGGCGGCATTCGGCAGCTTCTACTTGGCGGAGCATGTGGTTGGCGTGTCCGGCATTCTTTCGGTAATGGTGTGTGCCATTATTGCGCGCTCCTGTTTGCGCGAGCAGCAGGACACCTATCTGAGTCATGCGGAACCCACCTGGGAGTGGCTGGGGCTGTTTTTCAATGCGCTGATCTTCGTGATCATGGGACTGGTGATTACGTTTGAAATGTTTACTCATCAATGGCTGGCAATCATTATTGCGATTGCGGCTGCGCTGGTGGCGCGCACGGTCTCGGTATTTTTGGTATCGCCGTTTGCGCGCTTTGTGGGGCCGCCAATTCCCAATTCCTGGCGCATGATTTTAAGCTGGGGCGGGTTGCGTGGCGTGATTGCGGTGGCGCTGGTGCTGTCACTGCCCACGGAGCTGCCGTACTGGTGGACAGTGCAGTCGATGGTATTTGGTGTAGTGCTGTTCTCCCTGCTGGTACAGGGCACGACCAGTTCGCGCCTGATCAAGAAACTGGGTGTTTAA
- a CDS encoding AraC family transcriptional regulator, with product MRDISVHVCFVKAVLKKATEQGYDVERLLRRSRISPRLLEQSQARVSAEQYAKLQTVTMREMGDEMLGYCPQPFRLGQWSALCHWLIQCRTLGQAMKRFCLFYDILNQNLAPRLFVEDDRAIIEIRQVSDGTPSLDPYVYELFCFSLHRQFCWLTQQNLPLTDASVPYPQPEYSDEYRPLFAGAPVEYDANVCRLAFDRRLLEKPVKQTPQSLADFLRKPLYNTLVNSFRSKSWSQKIKDVIGDDLSAMPTFAEIATHLGLNPKQLRRQLNDEGLNYSGLKVQIRRDQAIYHLSRQRTSIEEIAFLTGFSEASAFIRAFRSWTGVTPLTYRKDLS from the coding sequence ATGCGGGATATTTCTGTTCACGTTTGCTTTGTAAAAGCGGTACTCAAGAAGGCTACAGAACAAGGCTATGATGTCGAGCGACTCCTGCGCCGCAGCCGAATTTCTCCACGGCTATTGGAGCAGAGCCAGGCTCGGGTGAGCGCAGAGCAGTATGCCAAGCTACAAACGGTCACCATGCGTGAAATGGGTGATGAGATGCTGGGCTATTGCCCACAGCCCTTCAGGCTCGGCCAGTGGTCAGCTCTTTGTCACTGGCTGATCCAGTGCAGAACGCTGGGCCAGGCAATGAAACGATTTTGTCTGTTTTACGACATCCTGAACCAGAATTTGGCGCCGCGGCTATTTGTCGAAGATGATCGAGCTATCATTGAGATAAGGCAGGTATCGGACGGCACGCCTTCCCTGGATCCCTATGTCTATGAGCTCTTCTGCTTCTCTCTACACCGGCAATTCTGCTGGTTGACGCAGCAAAACCTACCACTGACCGACGCATCCGTTCCTTACCCACAGCCAGAATACAGTGATGAATATCGACCGCTATTTGCCGGGGCGCCGGTCGAATACGATGCGAATGTTTGCCGTCTAGCGTTCGACCGGCGATTGCTGGAAAAACCAGTCAAGCAAACCCCTCAGAGTCTCGCAGACTTTTTGCGCAAGCCACTGTATAACACTCTGGTAAACAGTTTTCGCAGTAAAAGCTGGAGCCAGAAGATCAAAGATGTGATTGGAGATGACTTAAGCGCAATGCCGACCTTCGCAGAAATTGCTACACATCTCGGGTTGAACCCAAAACAACTTCGACGACAATTGAATGATGAAGGGCTGAATTACAGCGGCTTAAAAGTCCAGATCCGGCGCGATCAGGCCATCTACCACCTGTCCAGGCAACGCACGTCGATCGAAGAGATCGCTTTCTTAACGGGTTTTTCAGAAGCCAGTGCCTTTATTCGCGCCTTCCGAAGCTGGACTGGAGTAACGCCGCTAACGTATCGAAAGGATCTTTCATAA
- a CDS encoding FMN-binding glutamate synthase family protein, with the protein MDLQAVAAIYAFAVKVLQIFAMLFAFGLVVLVLYLVYLYLADVSQTKQAIRRNFPVLGRFRYQFEHLGEFFRQYFFALDREEMPFNRAQRSWVYRAAKNVDSTLAFGSTRPLNQPGDIVFLNHPFPTLAKDAVPAREITLGEGVARTPYTTRSIFNISGMSFGALSVPAVTALSKGAAKAGIWLNTGEGGLSPHHLVGGCDIVFQVGTAKYGVRDTEGNLDDDKLRKVADHEQVKMFELKLSQGAKPGKGGILPGVKVTPEIAHVRGIPVGEDSISPNGHPEIRDVDSLLDMINHIREVTGKPTGIKCVIGTSDWLHDLFEAILRRGIDSAPDFINIDSADGGSGAAPQSLMDYMGLPLNRSLPMVVDLVEDYGLRERIKIICAGKLLTPSVVAWALAMGADFVNCGRGFMFALGCIQAMQCNKNTCPTGVTTHNPDLQQGLDPMDKAERVYHYARNLDYEVGTIAHSCGVPEPRQLRRSHLEVIGERGVAVPLTTLASLAESRSVIATDRREQ; encoded by the coding sequence ATGGATCTTCAAGCGGTCGCCGCCATCTATGCGTTTGCGGTCAAGGTGCTGCAGATATTTGCCATGCTGTTCGCCTTCGGGCTGGTGGTGCTGGTGCTGTATCTGGTGTACCTGTATCTGGCGGATGTCAGCCAGACCAAGCAGGCGATCCGGCGCAACTTCCCGGTCCTGGGCCGCTTCCGTTACCAGTTTGAGCATCTGGGGGAGTTTTTCCGCCAGTACTTCTTTGCGCTCGACCGGGAGGAGATGCCGTTTAACCGCGCCCAGCGCAGCTGGGTGTATCGTGCGGCAAAGAATGTGGATTCCACCCTCGCGTTTGGTTCTACCCGCCCGCTGAACCAGCCCGGCGATATCGTATTCCTGAATCACCCGTTTCCCACGCTGGCCAAAGACGCGGTGCCGGCGCGGGAAATCACTCTGGGGGAGGGCGTGGCACGCACCCCCTATACCACCCGCTCCATCTTTAATATCTCGGGCATGAGCTTCGGCGCGCTGTCGGTCCCGGCGGTAACGGCGTTATCCAAAGGTGCCGCCAAGGCGGGTATCTGGCTTAACACCGGGGAAGGGGGCTTGTCTCCGCACCATTTGGTCGGGGGCTGCGACATCGTGTTTCAGGTGGGTACCGCCAAGTACGGCGTTCGCGATACGGAAGGTAACCTGGACGACGATAAGCTGCGCAAGGTCGCCGACCATGAACAGGTGAAGATGTTCGAGCTGAAACTGTCCCAGGGTGCCAAGCCCGGCAAGGGCGGGATTTTGCCCGGCGTGAAGGTGACACCGGAAATCGCCCATGTGCGGGGTATCCCGGTGGGCGAGGATTCCATCAGTCCTAACGGGCACCCGGAAATCCGCGATGTGGATAGCTTGCTGGATATGATCAATCACATCCGCGAGGTGACGGGTAAACCCACGGGCATAAAATGCGTGATAGGTACCAGCGACTGGCTGCACGATTTGTTTGAGGCGATTTTGCGCCGGGGCATCGACAGTGCGCCAGACTTTATCAATATCGACAGCGCCGATGGTGGCAGCGGCGCTGCGCCGCAGAGCCTGATGGATTACATGGGGCTACCCTTGAATCGCAGCCTGCCGATGGTGGTGGACCTGGTTGAAGATTACGGGCTGCGGGAACGGATCAAGATTATCTGTGCGGGCAAGCTGCTAACACCGTCGGTGGTGGCCTGGGCGCTGGCCATGGGCGCGGATTTTGTGAATTGTGGGCGCGGATTTATGTTTGCACTGGGCTGTATTCAGGCGATGCAGTGCAATAAAAATACCTGCCCCACGGGCGTTACCACCCACAATCCGGATTTGCAGCAGGGGCTGGACCCAATGGACAAGGCGGAGCGCGTCTACCATTACGCGCGTAACCTGGATTACGAAGTGGGGACTATTGCGCACTCTTGCGGCGTACCGGAGCCGCGCCAGTTGCGGCGTTCACATCTGGAGGTCATTGGTGAGCGCGGCGTCGCGGTGCCACTGACTACCCTTGCCTCGCTGGCGGAATCCCGCTCGGTGATTGCGACCGATCGCCGGGAGCAATAG
- a CDS encoding PA0069 family radical SAM protein: MANDSSSNPTRPLKGRGAVSNLAGRFVDQVSSRESDGWETTLEPLERIETVAIEEKARSIIATNQSPDLPFSQSINPYRGCEHGCIYCYARPAHAYMDLSPGLDFETQLFFKPNATELLQQALRKPKYQCSPIALGTNTDPYQPLEKDKQITRRILQTLQEHQHPVTIVTKGQLILRDLPILAEMAQDNLAHVAISVTTLDNELKRRLEPRTAGPNARLRMIEALSSAGIPTAVMAAPIIPALNDAELEQILTRAHAAGAIHAAYILLRLPFEVAPLFRQWLQEHYPERAQHVMSIVQQSRGGKDYQSEFGSRQRGNGVFAQLLQQRFKITCRKLGLNERKLNLDCNKFTLPPQSGDQHSLF, encoded by the coding sequence GTGGCCAACGATTCCTCCAGTAACCCTACCCGCCCACTCAAGGGCCGCGGTGCCGTCAGCAATCTGGCCGGGCGCTTTGTAGATCAGGTTAGCAGCCGCGAGAGTGACGGTTGGGAGACGACCCTGGAGCCGCTGGAACGTATCGAAACCGTCGCCATAGAGGAAAAGGCGCGCTCGATCATCGCCACCAACCAATCCCCGGATCTCCCGTTCAGCCAATCCATCAACCCCTACCGCGGCTGCGAACACGGCTGTATCTACTGCTATGCGCGCCCGGCGCATGCCTATATGGACTTGTCCCCGGGGCTGGATTTCGAGACGCAGCTGTTTTTCAAGCCGAACGCCACCGAGCTTCTACAGCAAGCACTGCGCAAGCCCAAGTATCAGTGCAGCCCCATTGCCCTGGGGACCAACACCGACCCCTACCAGCCGCTGGAAAAAGACAAGCAAATCACCCGCCGGATTCTGCAAACCCTGCAAGAGCACCAGCACCCGGTAACCATCGTCACCAAGGGCCAGCTGATCCTGCGCGACCTGCCCATCCTCGCCGAAATGGCGCAGGACAATTTGGCGCACGTCGCCATCAGTGTGACCACGCTGGACAACGAATTGAAACGCCGCCTGGAACCCCGTACCGCAGGCCCCAATGCACGGCTGCGTATGATTGAGGCCCTGAGCAGCGCGGGTATTCCCACCGCCGTGATGGCAGCCCCGATTATTCCCGCTCTGAACGACGCCGAGCTGGAACAGATACTGACCCGGGCGCACGCGGCCGGTGCCATCCACGCGGCCTACATCCTGCTGCGCCTCCCGTTTGAAGTAGCCCCACTGTTCCGACAATGGCTGCAGGAGCACTATCCAGAGCGCGCACAACACGTCATGAGCATTGTGCAGCAGAGCCGCGGCGGTAAGGATTACCAGAGTGAATTCGGCAGCCGCCAGCGGGGTAACGGCGTGTTCGCCCAGTTACTGCAGCAGCGATTTAAGATAACCTGTCGCAAACTAGGCCTGAATGAGCGGAAGCTCAATCTCGATTGCA
- a CDS encoding acetyl-CoA C-acetyltransferase, with the protein MAQNTAYVFDAIRTPRGKGKKDGSLHEVKSVALGSGLLRELQQRHDLDTAYVDDVVMGCVSPVGEQGGDIAKTIVQYAEWDESVAGVQLDRFCASGLEAVNLAAMKIASGWEELVVAGGVESMSRVPMGAAGGAWLNDPEINIATGAVPQGIGADTIATLEGWSREDVDAFALSSQQRAAHAQQNGYFDHSVVPVKDLNGMTILDRDEFIKPNSTMEVLGKLRPSFEAMGALGFDDLMLRKYPDIPSINHVHTPGNSSGIVDGAAAVLIGSEKAGKDLGLTPRGRIVATAVLATDPTIMLVGPGPAAKKVLAKAGMTTADIDLFEINEAFASVALRFMQDLDISHDVTNVNGGAIAMGHPLGATGAMLVSTILDELERRDLKRALVALCVGGGQGIATIIERV; encoded by the coding sequence ATGGCACAAAATACTGCATATGTCTTCGATGCAATTCGTACCCCCAGGGGTAAAGGCAAGAAAGATGGGTCGCTTCATGAAGTGAAGTCGGTAGCGCTTGGCTCGGGCTTACTCCGCGAGTTACAGCAGCGTCACGACCTGGATACCGCTTACGTGGATGATGTGGTGATGGGGTGCGTCTCACCGGTTGGCGAACAAGGTGGCGACATTGCCAAAACCATTGTTCAGTACGCTGAGTGGGACGAGAGTGTTGCCGGTGTGCAGCTGGATCGGTTCTGCGCTTCTGGTTTGGAAGCAGTGAACCTTGCCGCTATGAAGATCGCCTCTGGATGGGAGGAGCTGGTTGTGGCCGGTGGTGTGGAGTCCATGTCACGGGTACCCATGGGAGCCGCCGGCGGTGCCTGGTTGAACGATCCGGAAATTAATATCGCGACCGGTGCCGTGCCTCAGGGGATCGGTGCCGATACCATCGCGACGCTAGAGGGCTGGAGCCGTGAAGACGTAGATGCGTTTGCTCTCAGTTCTCAGCAGCGCGCGGCTCACGCGCAACAGAATGGCTATTTCGATCACTCGGTTGTGCCAGTGAAAGATCTAAATGGGATGACCATCCTGGATAGAGATGAGTTTATCAAGCCCAACTCCACTATGGAGGTACTGGGCAAATTGCGGCCTTCATTTGAAGCGATGGGCGCGCTCGGGTTTGACGACCTGATGCTGCGCAAGTATCCGGATATTCCATCCATCAATCACGTCCATACACCGGGCAACTCCTCTGGCATTGTCGATGGTGCGGCCGCAGTTTTGATTGGCTCAGAAAAAGCGGGCAAGGATCTCGGCCTTACCCCGCGGGGCCGGATCGTGGCGACTGCGGTTCTGGCGACCGACCCTACCATCATGTTGGTAGGGCCCGGACCTGCAGCGAAAAAAGTCCTGGCGAAAGCGGGCATGACCACTGCGGATATCGATCTCTTTGAAATCAATGAGGCGTTTGCCTCCGTCGCACTGCGATTTATGCAGGACCTCGACATTTCCCATGATGTGACCAACGTCAACGGCGGTGCCATAGCCATGGGACACCCCCTCGGTGCAACTGGCGCAATGCTGGTCAGCACCATTCTGGATGAACTGGAACGTCGCGATCTCAAGCGGGCACTGGTTGCCCTCTGTGTGGGCGGCGGACAGGGAATTGCAACCATCATTGAACGCGTTTAA
- a CDS encoding 3-hydroxyacyl-CoA dehydrogenase NAD-binding domain-containing protein, producing MSENIHGFVYQKDADGIVTITMDMDGPVNAMNEQYRQAMAVIPQKLEAEEGLTGVVFASAKSTFFAGGDLKELCTVPKGGEEHQFRVIEENIKAPLRRLEKLEVPVVAAINGAALGGGFELCLACNRRIAFNGPKAVVGFPEVTLGLLPGAGGIVRSIHMLGLQKALPFLMEGKRLKPSQAQEVGYVDQLVDSIEDLIPAAKQWIKENPVAWAQPWDVKGHKIPGGDKWSPAITNLLAVAPAATYQKTRGLLPAPERILAVSGDTVSVDFDTALRIESRGLAYLVTTPQAKNIITSSFFQLNSINSGISRPADIERTHVTKLGILGAGMMGQGIAYAAAKAGIQVVLVDTSMEAAEKGKAYSAKVLDRQIQRGRMSEQDKEVILARISATTEYAALQGCDLIVEAVFEDITLKNQVTRDVEQFLAKDGVLATNTSTLPITLLSDASESPENFIGIHFFSPVDKMPLIEIICGEKTSDGTLARAFDFARQIGKTPIVVNDSLGFFTSRVFGTFMDEGARLLVEGLNPVLIDALAKQVGMPVGPLAVQDEVSQELTRKVAETHEKMGVLNSLGDNSCNAAVSEWMISEFGRGGRHHGGGYYEYAADGSKKIWPRLYELYFNPEIEMSREDIKDRILFRQIVESLKCLQEGVLRTVADGNVGSLMGIGAPAWTGGFLQVANTYEYAGEVGPKALLIRCEELAARYGERFSAPEILREKVRSGASFE from the coding sequence ATGAGTGAAAACATTCACGGCTTTGTCTATCAAAAAGACGCTGATGGCATTGTGACCATTACCATGGACATGGATGGCCCGGTCAATGCGATGAATGAGCAGTATCGCCAGGCCATGGCAGTGATTCCACAAAAGCTGGAAGCCGAAGAGGGGCTTACCGGGGTTGTCTTTGCTTCCGCGAAATCCACGTTTTTCGCCGGCGGTGACCTGAAGGAGCTATGCACGGTCCCCAAAGGTGGTGAGGAACATCAATTTCGTGTGATCGAGGAAAACATCAAAGCACCGCTCCGTCGCCTCGAAAAACTCGAGGTGCCGGTGGTCGCGGCGATCAATGGTGCGGCGCTCGGTGGAGGGTTTGAGTTGTGTCTCGCCTGTAACCGACGTATTGCATTCAATGGTCCCAAAGCGGTGGTTGGTTTCCCTGAAGTGACTCTGGGTTTATTGCCGGGTGCCGGTGGTATCGTGCGATCCATACATATGCTTGGACTGCAAAAGGCCCTGCCATTCTTGATGGAAGGCAAACGACTGAAACCGTCACAGGCTCAGGAAGTTGGTTATGTCGATCAACTGGTGGATTCGATTGAAGACCTGATCCCTGCGGCCAAGCAGTGGATTAAGGAAAACCCTGTCGCCTGGGCGCAGCCCTGGGACGTGAAAGGGCACAAAATTCCAGGAGGGGATAAATGGAGTCCGGCGATCACCAATTTACTGGCGGTTGCGCCTGCCGCGACCTATCAAAAGACTCGCGGCCTCCTGCCTGCACCAGAGCGAATTTTGGCGGTGAGTGGCGATACCGTATCAGTGGACTTCGATACTGCACTACGTATTGAATCCCGTGGACTCGCGTATTTGGTTACCACGCCGCAAGCGAAGAACATCATTACCTCCAGTTTCTTCCAGCTCAACAGCATCAATAGCGGTATCAGTCGTCCGGCGGATATCGAACGCACGCATGTGACCAAGCTCGGCATTCTCGGAGCCGGCATGATGGGGCAGGGCATCGCCTATGCAGCCGCGAAGGCGGGTATTCAGGTGGTGCTCGTGGATACCAGTATGGAAGCGGCAGAAAAGGGCAAGGCCTACAGCGCGAAAGTACTGGATAGGCAAATCCAGCGGGGCCGCATGTCGGAGCAGGACAAAGAGGTAATTCTTGCGCGTATCAGTGCCACTACCGAGTACGCTGCTCTGCAGGGGTGTGATCTGATCGTTGAGGCGGTCTTTGAAGATATTACCCTGAAAAATCAGGTTACCCGGGACGTTGAACAGTTTCTGGCCAAGGATGGGGTGCTGGCAACCAACACATCGACGCTCCCGATTACTCTGCTGTCAGATGCGAGCGAGTCTCCGGAGAATTTCATAGGCATTCACTTTTTCTCCCCTGTCGACAAGATGCCATTGATCGAAATTATCTGTGGCGAAAAAACCAGTGATGGAACGTTGGCGAGAGCTTTCGATTTTGCGCGTCAGATCGGCAAAACCCCCATCGTTGTGAATGACTCACTCGGTTTCTTCACTTCTCGTGTCTTCGGCACCTTTATGGATGAAGGCGCGCGTTTGTTGGTGGAAGGTTTAAACCCTGTCTTGATCGATGCCCTGGCAAAACAGGTGGGCATGCCGGTGGGACCACTGGCTGTACAGGATGAGGTGAGTCAGGAACTTACGCGTAAGGTTGCTGAAACCCACGAAAAAATGGGTGTGCTGAATTCCCTCGGCGATAACAGCTGCAATGCTGCAGTGTCAGAGTGGATGATCAGTGAGTTTGGTCGCGGCGGCCGCCACCACGGTGGTGGCTATTACGAATATGCAGCGGACGGGAGCAAGAAAATCTGGCCGCGCTTGTACGAGCTCTACTTTAATCCTGAGATTGAAATGTCGCGGGAGGATATTAAAGACCGAATCCTGTTTAGACAGATAGTTGAAAGCCTCAAGTGTTTGCAGGAGGGCGTATTGCGTACCGTAGCGGACGGCAATGTTGGCTCATTGATGGGTATCGGTGCCCCAGCATGGACTGGCGGTTTTTTGCAAGTGGCGAATACCTATGAGTATGCCGGAGAGGTCGGTCCTAAAGCACTGCTGATACGTTGTGAAGAGTTGGCAGCACGGTATGGAGAGCGCTTCTCTGCACCAGAAATTCTGCGAGAAAAGGTGCGTTCTGGCGCCAGTTTCGAGTGA